One genomic segment of Nocardioides cavernaquae includes these proteins:
- a CDS encoding non-heme iron oxygenase ferredoxin subunit, producing the protein MAFVRACALADVPTDEALAVTVDRYDLAIARHEDEVFALQDLCSHAAVALSEGEVEDCRIECWLHGSHFDLRTGKPTSFPATEPVATFPVEIKDDGDGVRSIYVDTTTTLNGVQPS; encoded by the coding sequence ATGGCCTTCGTCCGCGCCTGCGCGCTTGCCGACGTGCCGACCGACGAGGCCCTCGCGGTCACCGTCGACCGCTACGACCTGGCGATCGCCCGCCACGAGGACGAGGTCTTCGCGCTGCAGGACCTCTGCTCGCACGCAGCCGTCGCGTTGAGCGAGGGCGAGGTCGAGGACTGCCGCATCGAGTGCTGGCTGCACGGCTCGCACTTCGACCTGCGCACCGGCAAGCCCACGTCGTTCCCTGCCACCGAGCCGGTCGCAACGTTCCCTGTGGAAATCAAGGACGACGGCGACGGCGTCCGATCGATCTACGTCGACACGACGACCACGCTCAACGGCGTCCAGCCGAGCTGA
- the sufC gene encoding Fe-S cluster assembly ATPase SufC translates to MSTLEIKDLHVTVETEDGAKEILKGVTLTIEDGSTHAIMGPNGSGKSTLAYSIAGHPKYTITGGTVTLDGEDVLAMSVDERARAGLFLAMQYPVEVPGVSVSNFLRTAKTALDGESPKLRTWVKDVNGALEKMNLDPTFSARSVNEGFSGGEKKRHEIAQLDLLDPKVALLDEIDSGLDIDALKVVSDGINRFAERDGKGVLLITHYTRILRYVKPDFVHVFVNGRIAEEGGPELADQLEAEGYDKYIKADQQELV, encoded by the coding sequence ATGAGCACGCTGGAGATCAAGGACCTGCACGTCACCGTCGAGACCGAGGACGGTGCCAAGGAGATCCTCAAGGGCGTCACCCTCACCATCGAGGACGGCTCGACGCACGCCATCATGGGCCCCAACGGCTCGGGCAAGTCGACGCTGGCCTACTCGATCGCGGGTCACCCGAAGTACACCATCACCGGGGGCACCGTGACCCTCGACGGCGAGGACGTCCTCGCGATGTCCGTCGACGAGCGCGCGCGGGCCGGACTCTTCCTGGCCATGCAGTACCCCGTCGAGGTCCCCGGCGTCTCGGTCTCGAACTTCCTGCGCACTGCGAAGACCGCCCTCGACGGTGAGTCCCCGAAGCTCCGCACCTGGGTCAAGGACGTCAACGGCGCGCTCGAGAAGATGAACCTCGACCCGACGTTCTCCGCTCGCTCGGTCAACGAGGGCTTCTCCGGTGGCGAGAAGAAGCGCCACGAGATCGCCCAGCTCGACCTGCTCGACCCGAAGGTCGCGCTCCTCGACGAGATCGACTCCGGCCTCGACATCGACGCGCTGAAGGTCGTCTCCGACGGCATCAACCGCTTCGCCGAGCGCGACGGCAAGGGTGTCCTGCTGATCACGCACTACACGCGCATCCTGCGCTACGTGAAGCCGGACTTCGTCCACGTCTTCGTCAACGGCCGCATCGCCGAAGAGGGTGGCCCGGAGCTGGCCGACCAGCTCGA